From one Ananas comosus cultivar F153 unplaced genomic scaffold, ASM154086v1, whole genome shotgun sequence genomic stretch:
- the LOC109706272 gene encoding uncharacterized protein LOC109706272, whose translation MENRLRRFFKLVSFRPNYTGVALAGYATIWDHFTDRTLDLFLLRAFRRTIHPLVSVDTPVSSSREEIEEASESIPVSPSVPASEKRSSETAQSTPPPPPKRCKSVAKRSYSTNAEGISLADVSKKKAEETPSALIPEETPSVDASKQDSVPNEPIEIEAQMDRQLRREARLEKKRGMEKKKKSVAEAITMPSPGETTLPLSAPTPIIRDDKANVPLEQGSGEAQGSGEASTIPPPPTHETSPYAPEDPLAATLHSLLVSSPNSNEGDNSSTIIASSDTQRKFDECLKIYNNGLPCLAQNPELFDRLYALLLALADK comes from the exons ATGGAAAATCGCCTTCGTcgattctttaaattagtgagCTTCAGGCCGAACTACACAGGAGTCGCTCTTGCCGGCTATGCTACTATTTGGGATCATTTTACTGACCGTACTCTCGACCTTTTTCTTCTTCGGGCATTCCGTAGAACTATTCATCCACTTGTTTCAGTTGATACTCCTGTCTCAtcatcaagagaagaaatagaagaagcTTCTGAG TCAATTCCAGTTTCTCCATCGGTCCCAGCTTCAGAAAAAAGATCGAGTGAGACCGCTCAAtctactcctccgccgcctccaaaGCGGTGTAAATCAGTTGCTAAAAGGTCCTATTCTACAAATGCCGAAGGTATTTCTTTGGCTGATGTATCAAAGAAAAAAGCTGAAGAAACGCCTTCGGCTCTTATTCCCGAAGAAACGCCTTCGGttgatgcctccaaacaagacTCAGTTCCCAATGAGCCCATTGAGATTGAG GCGCAAATGGATAGACAGCTTCGCAGGGAAGCTCGTCTTGAAAAGAAACGAGgtatggagaagaagaagaaatccgTTGCAGAAGCGATCACGATGCCATCACCAGGTGAAACTACATTACCTCTTTCTGCCCCAACCCCAATTATAAGGGATGACAAAGCAAATGTACCTCTCGAGCAAGGTTCTGGAGAAGCACAAGGCTCTGGAGAAGCAAGCACCATACCTCCTCCTCCAACTCATGAGACTTCCCCTTATGCTCCTGAGGATCCTCTAGCTGCTACTCTTCATTCTCTACTGGTTTCAAGTCCCAATTCCAATGAGGGAGATAATTCTTCGACCATTATCGCCTCATCAGACACTCAACGCAAATTTGATGAGtgtcttaaaatatataacaatgGTCTTCCCTGTTTAGCTCAAAATCCGGAGCTGTTTGATCGGCTGTACGCTCTCTTACTTGCTCTGGCCGATAAGTAA